The following coding sequences lie in one Mucilaginibacter sp. KACC 22773 genomic window:
- the dacB gene encoding D-alanyl-D-alanine carboxypeptidase/D-alanyl-D-alanine endopeptidase, translating to MKRLLIVSLFLITGQAYAQDLQSKLSAAFNRLQADSQCRYASLSLTVLDAKTGEQVFAASPNMGLATASTLKTITSITAFNVLGADFRYQTQLGYNGEIAADGTLNGDIIIKGSGDPTLGSWRYEQTKEAHVLALMVDALKTAGIKKINGRVIGDDSIFGTQSIPEGWIWQDIGNYYGAGTSGLCWRENQFDIKLRTGAVGNPIGVSYTVPNVSYLTFKSELVNGPAGSGDNAYAFLPVGSKVMYLRGSYAIDKDKKSISAAIPDAAYDAALRLSDTLKKLGIAVGFDPESVATLTAKGLKAPSISKNLTAIQSPPLSRIIYWLNQKSINLYAEQLLKTIAWKQGRKPTTTNGVEEVQKFWQARGIDASSMNIYDGSGLSPGDRVSTNTMARILQSAKKESWFPDLYESLPVYNDMKMKSGSINSVLCYAGYQTHNGREFCFSIMVNNFSGSSRGIKEKMFRVLDVLK from the coding sequence ATGAAGCGGCTATTGATAGTTAGTTTATTTTTAATTACCGGGCAGGCTTATGCCCAGGATCTGCAATCGAAATTATCAGCTGCATTTAACAGGTTACAGGCCGATAGCCAGTGCCGTTATGCATCGCTTTCGCTCACGGTTTTGGATGCCAAAACCGGCGAGCAGGTATTTGCCGCCAGCCCTAACATGGGGCTGGCTACTGCATCAACCTTGAAGACCATTACCAGCATCACAGCCTTTAATGTTTTGGGCGCCGATTTCAGGTACCAGACCCAATTGGGCTACAACGGCGAAATTGCCGCTGACGGTACGTTGAACGGCGATATCATCATCAAAGGATCGGGCGACCCAACCCTGGGCAGCTGGCGGTATGAGCAAACCAAAGAAGCACATGTGCTGGCCTTAATGGTTGATGCACTTAAAACTGCCGGCATCAAAAAAATAAACGGGCGCGTTATTGGCGACGATAGCATCTTTGGCACCCAATCTATCCCCGAAGGCTGGATTTGGCAGGATATTGGCAACTACTATGGCGCCGGAACATCGGGCCTTTGCTGGCGCGAAAACCAGTTTGATATTAAGCTGCGCACCGGCGCTGTGGGCAATCCTATTGGCGTTTCGTACACCGTGCCCAACGTATCGTACCTTACTTTTAAAAGCGAATTGGTTAACGGCCCCGCGGGCAGCGGCGATAATGCTTACGCCTTTTTGCCCGTTGGCAGCAAAGTAATGTACCTGCGCGGCAGTTACGCTATTGATAAAGATAAAAAAAGTATTTCGGCCGCCATACCCGACGCGGCCTACGATGCGGCCCTGCGATTGTCGGATACGCTGAAAAAATTAGGTATCGCGGTGGGGTTCGACCCCGAATCTGTTGCAACTTTAACCGCGAAAGGCTTAAAAGCGCCTTCAATCTCCAAAAATCTCACCGCAATTCAATCGCCGCCATTAAGCCGGATCATTTACTGGCTCAATCAAAAAAGTATTAACCTTTATGCCGAGCAACTGCTTAAAACCATCGCCTGGAAACAAGGCCGTAAACCCACCACAACAAACGGGGTAGAGGAGGTACAAAAATTCTGGCAGGCCCGGGGGATAGATGCCAGTAGCATGAACATCTACGATGGCAGCGGCCTGTCGCCCGGCGATAGGGTAAGCACCAATACCATGGCCCGCATCCTGCAATCGGCCAAAAAAGAAAGCTGGTTCCCTGATCTGTACGAAAGCCTACCCGTATACAACGACATGAAAATGAAAAGCGGCAGTATCAACAGCGTGCTTTGCTATGCAGGTTACCAAACCCACAACGGCCGCGAGTTTTGTTTTTCTATCATGGTAAATAACTTCAGCGGATCGAGCAGGGGGATAAAGGAAAAGATGTTCAGGGTGCTGGATGTGTTGAAGTAG